In Neisseria brasiliensis, the following proteins share a genomic window:
- the ccoG gene encoding cytochrome c oxidase accessory protein CcoG: MSAEEKPTPAAEPEHHASEPQAEPEKDGQAQAKAEKLTPPKPAKLKSAAIQIHPVGERIHPKKAEGRFAKLRIAAVLATQFVFYIVPWFNWSDRQAVLFNIPDRHFYIFGLSLGMGDLIYLALLLMICAFGLFWWTTIAGRLWCGYSCPQTVYTEIMLWIDHLVEGDRNKRLKLEKLPWNFTKIRIKATKYLLIFLFCAWTGITFAGWFNPIREFVPALFNGSAGGGAMFAAAFYGFMTFFMAHIMREKVCLHMCPYARFQSAMFDKDTLIISYDYERGEPRGARKKSVSREETPLGDCINCNMCVQVCPVGIDIRDGLQYQCIGCAACIDACDEIMDKMSYPRGLIRYTTEGALEHEYPESDIKKRLKRPRVAGYGAILAVVIIAFITGLSTRKMVEVDILKDRGVMVRENNQGWLENAYNLRIINNSEYDQVLTASVKGFEEIALTGLPEEGLKLPARETITIPVQVSTIPEYADKGSHPIEFIFVYQESGKADSDKVVIEEEATFIGE; encoded by the coding sequence ATGTCTGCCGAAGAAAAACCAACACCGGCCGCCGAACCCGAACATCATGCCAGCGAGCCGCAAGCCGAGCCGGAAAAAGACGGTCAAGCGCAAGCTAAAGCGGAAAAATTAACACCGCCAAAACCTGCCAAACTGAAATCGGCTGCGATTCAAATTCATCCGGTGGGCGAACGCATTCACCCGAAAAAAGCCGAAGGCCGCTTTGCCAAGTTGCGTATTGCCGCGGTATTGGCGACGCAATTTGTGTTCTATATTGTGCCTTGGTTTAATTGGTCAGACCGCCAAGCGGTATTGTTCAACATTCCCGACCGCCATTTCTATATCTTTGGTTTATCGTTGGGTATGGGTGACTTGATTTACCTGGCATTATTGCTGATGATTTGCGCCTTCGGTCTGTTCTGGTGGACAACCATCGCCGGCCGCTTGTGGTGCGGTTATTCTTGCCCGCAAACGGTTTACACCGAAATCATGCTGTGGATAGACCATTTAGTCGAGGGTGACCGCAACAAACGTTTAAAGCTCGAGAAATTGCCGTGGAATTTCACCAAAATCCGCATCAAAGCCACTAAATACCTGCTGATTTTCCTATTCTGCGCATGGACGGGTATTACCTTTGCCGGTTGGTTTAACCCGATTCGCGAATTTGTACCGGCATTGTTTAATGGTTCAGCTGGTGGCGGTGCCATGTTTGCCGCGGCCTTCTACGGCTTCATGACCTTCTTCATGGCGCACATCATGCGCGAAAAAGTGTGTTTACACATGTGTCCTTACGCACGTTTCCAAAGTGCCATGTTTGACAAAGACACGCTGATTATTTCTTATGATTACGAACGTGGCGAACCGCGTGGCGCGCGTAAGAAAAGCGTTTCCCGCGAAGAAACCCCATTGGGTGACTGTATTAACTGTAATATGTGCGTGCAAGTGTGTCCGGTCGGCATCGACATCCGCGACGGCCTGCAATACCAATGTATCGGCTGCGCCGCCTGTATTGATGCCTGTGATGAAATCATGGATAAAATGAGCTATCCGCGCGGCCTGATCCGCTACACCACCGAGGGCGCACTAGAGCATGAATATCCTGAATCCGACATCAAGAAACGCTTGAAACGCCCACGCGTGGCCGGTTATGGTGCCATATTGGCTGTTGTGATTATTGCCTTTATTACTGGTCTTTCCACCCGTAAAATGGTCGAAGTGGATATCTTAAAAGACCGCGGCGTAATGGTTCGTGAAAACAACCAAGGCTGGCTGGAAAATGCGTATAATCTGCGCATCATCAACAACAGCGAATACGACCAAGTCTTAACCGCCAGCGTAAAAGGCTTTGAAGAAATCGCATTAACCGGCCTACCGGAAGAAGGCTTGAAACTGCCTGCCCGCGAAACCATTACCATTCCGGTACAAGTATCCACCATTCCGGAATATGCCGACAAAGGCAGCCACCCTATTGAATTTATCTTCGTTTACCAAGAATCAGGTAAAGCCGATTCGGATAAAGTGGTGATTGAAGAAGAAGCAACCTTTATCGGAGAATAA
- a CDS encoding FixH family protein yields the protein MVGPIFVVIASVSMFFVAKQNMTDLVSDDYYKDGKHIEIELQRDEEAVKRHIQAQVLISPDMDKAKVFVSGDFDTKQTVQLQLLHPAKKAEDQTITLKAVDSNSSAERMEYDAVFKPLPATNHWYVRVADEAGIWRVEDKWITSQGNAINLTPMDKLFGTDNAQ from the coding sequence ATGGTCGGTCCGATTTTTGTGGTCATCGCCAGCGTATCCATGTTTTTTGTGGCCAAGCAAAACATGACAGACTTGGTATCTGACGATTACTACAAAGACGGCAAACACATCGAAATCGAATTACAGCGCGATGAAGAAGCAGTCAAACGCCACATTCAGGCGCAGGTATTAATCAGCCCAGATATGGATAAAGCCAAAGTGTTTGTCAGCGGCGATTTCGACACCAAGCAGACGGTTCAACTACAATTGTTGCACCCTGCCAAAAAAGCGGAAGATCAAACCATTACGCTTAAAGCAGTAGACAGCAACAGTTCAGCCGAGCGCATGGAATACGATGCCGTGTTCAAGCCTTTACCTGCGACCAATCACTGGTATGTGCGTGTGGCCGATGAAGCCGGTATCTGGCGTGTGGAAGACAAATGGATTACCAGCCAAGGCAATGCCATTAATCTGACCCCGATGGATAAATTATTCGGCACGGATAACGCCCAATAA
- a CDS encoding DUF2062 domain-containing protein: protein MSQPKPKGLRQKLPNRQQIFASRWSKPFAPLFDKPYFWTLNRRQAAVSVAVGMFCGLMPGPTQMLSALIVAYFLRTNLPVAVFSTLYTNPITYMPLYYAAYKIGSLILGVEAADSLEFPSWSDTYFFSELGTWLLGAGKPLLVGVPVLGSILAVIGYVAVLIGWRLRTQYHWRKRKEARE, encoded by the coding sequence ATGAGCCAACCCAAGCCCAAAGGTTTACGCCAAAAACTACCCAACCGCCAGCAGATTTTCGCATCACGCTGGAGCAAGCCTTTTGCGCCTTTGTTCGACAAACCCTATTTCTGGACACTCAATCGCCGCCAAGCTGCGGTATCGGTTGCCGTGGGTATGTTTTGCGGTTTAATGCCCGGCCCCACGCAAATGCTGAGCGCGCTTATTGTCGCCTATTTTTTACGCACAAACCTACCGGTAGCTGTATTCAGCACGCTCTACACCAACCCCATCACCTATATGCCGCTTTATTATGCCGCCTACAAAATCGGTTCGTTGATTTTGGGCGTGGAAGCTGCCGATTCTCTAGAATTTCCAAGCTGGTCGGATACGTATTTTTTCAGCGAACTCGGTACTTGGCTGCTGGGTGCGGGCAAACCATTGCTGGTCGGGGTGCCTGTTTTGGGTTCGATTTTGGCTGTGATTGGTTATGTCGCCGTATTGATCGGCTGGCGACTGCGCACCCAATACCATTGGCGCAAACGAAAGGAAGCGCGTGAGTAA
- a CDS encoding type IV secretion protein Rhs, whose product MSKHWRRLTANEIEIARRVFSDGIDYARVKIYRGIPYLPNINVAIAPNGHIYFPRQNCPADFALAGHSHQMWLIHELTHVWQHQLGFKTWYAGILLMAVGGYVRRKAYVYPSPHSIQHFSDLNMEQQADLLAHYYAARYLPHNPHSHHLPAFQTALHDFLDNPSQRQLLPRYRRFMII is encoded by the coding sequence GTGAGTAAGCATTGGCGGCGTTTGACAGCAAACGAAATCGAAATAGCGCGCCGCGTTTTTTCAGACGGCATCGATTATGCGCGCGTCAAAATCTATCGCGGCATTCCCTATCTGCCCAACATCAATGTAGCCATTGCGCCCAACGGCCACATTTATTTTCCGCGACAAAACTGCCCTGCCGATTTTGCTCTGGCCGGCCACAGCCATCAAATGTGGCTGATTCACGAGCTCACTCATGTTTGGCAGCATCAGCTGGGTTTCAAAACATGGTATGCCGGTATATTGCTGATGGCCGTCGGTGGCTATGTTCGCCGCAAAGCCTATGTGTATCCCTCGCCACACAGCATCCAACACTTCAGCGACTTAAATATGGAGCAGCAAGCCGACCTTCTTGCCCACTATTATGCCGCGCGTTATTTACCACATAATCCGCATAGCCACCACCTGCCTGCTTTTCAGACGGCCCTACATGATTTTTTAGATAATCCTTCACAGCGCCAGTTACTGCCGCGTTATCGACGTTTCATGATTATCTAA
- the pgsA gene encoding CDP-diacylglycerol--glycerol-3-phosphate 3-phosphatidyltransferase, whose product MPWNIPILLTWMRVLLIPVFTVLFYLPENWIDPQTVNWTAAIIFAVAAITDWFDGFLARLWKQTSDFGAFLDPVADKLMVAVALLLLVSLDRTYVIFAMIIIGREITISALREWMAQMGRRNSVAVATIGKLKTTAQMAAILLLLIGLPNFHGLDLIMIGNMLMFIASVLTLWSMFYYLKMAWKEMAQKS is encoded by the coding sequence ATGCCTTGGAATATTCCCATTCTTCTCACTTGGATGCGCGTTTTGCTCATTCCCGTGTTTACCGTACTCTTTTATCTGCCGGAAAACTGGATAGACCCGCAAACCGTCAACTGGACAGCCGCCATCATTTTTGCCGTGGCCGCTATTACCGACTGGTTTGATGGCTTTTTAGCGCGTCTATGGAAGCAAACCTCCGACTTCGGCGCGTTTCTCGACCCGGTTGCCGACAAACTGATGGTCGCCGTTGCCCTGCTGCTGCTGGTTAGTCTTGACCGCACTTACGTCATCTTCGCCATGATCATCATTGGTCGCGAAATCACCATTTCCGCACTGCGCGAATGGATGGCACAAATGGGACGGCGCAACAGCGTGGCCGTTGCCACCATCGGGAAATTAAAAACCACCGCGCAAATGGCCGCCATCTTATTGCTGCTCATCGGCTTGCCTAATTTTCACGGCCTCGACTTAATCATGATTGGTAACATGTTGATGTTTATCGCATCCGTGCTTACACTTTGGTCGATGTTCTATTACCTGAAAATGGCTTGGAAAGAAATGGCGCAAAAAAGTTAA
- the thiC gene encoding phosphomethylpyrimidine synthase ThiC, whose product MALKTNGNEAAQLDQLSHDLGIQFAYPNSDKVYLSGSRADIRVPLREIRQDDTVSDRGREPNPPIPVYDTSGAYGDPTAKIDLKQGLPHIRSAWLDERGDTEILSGLSSEYGLERAHDPQTAHLRFNQITQPRRAKAGKNVTQMHYARQGIITPEMEFVALRERMKMDELFRRPEYAKLIKQHPGESFGANLPTHPDQITPEFVRQEIAAGRAIIPANINHPELEPMIIGRNFRVKINGNLGNSAVTSSLTEEVEKMVWALRWGADTIMDLSTGAHIHETREWIIRNAPVPIGTVPIYQALEKTGGIAEDLTWDLFRDTLIEQAEQGVDYFTIHAGVLLRYVPLTADRLTGIVSRGGSIMAKWCLAHHQENFLYTHFDEICEIMKAYDVSFSLGDGLRPGCVADSNDAAQFGELHTLGELTAKAWEHDVQVMIEGPGHVPLQRVKQNMTEELQHCFEAPFYTLGPLVTDIAPAYDHITSGIGAANIGWYGTAMLCYVTPKEHLGLPDKEDVRTGIITYKLAAHAADLAKGWPGAQVRDNALSKARFEFRWRDQFRLSLDPERAESYHDATLPAEGAKIAHFCSMCGPKFCSMKITQEVRDYAAAQKGMAEKAVEFVQKGAKIYS is encoded by the coding sequence ATGGCACTCAAAACCAACGGCAACGAAGCCGCCCAACTCGACCAGCTTTCCCATGATTTGGGCATTCAGTTTGCCTATCCCAATTCCGACAAAGTCTATCTTTCCGGCAGCCGCGCCGACATCCGCGTGCCTTTGCGGGAAATCCGTCAAGATGATACTGTGAGCGACCGCGGCCGTGAGCCGAATCCGCCGATTCCGGTGTACGATACCAGCGGCGCATACGGCGACCCGACCGCTAAAATCGATTTGAAACAAGGCTTGCCTCATATCCGTAGCGCATGGCTGGACGAACGCGGCGACACGGAAATCTTGAGCGGCTTATCCAGCGAATATGGCTTGGAACGAGCCCATGATCCGCAAACCGCGCATCTGCGTTTCAATCAAATTACCCAGCCGCGCCGCGCCAAAGCCGGTAAAAATGTCACGCAAATGCACTATGCGCGCCAAGGCATCATCACGCCGGAAATGGAGTTTGTTGCTTTGCGCGAGCGCATGAAGATGGACGAATTATTCAGACGGCCTGAGTACGCCAAATTAATCAAGCAACACCCCGGCGAAAGTTTCGGCGCCAATCTGCCAACCCATCCTGACCAAATTACGCCTGAATTTGTGCGTCAAGAGATCGCCGCCGGCCGCGCCATCATTCCGGCCAACATCAACCACCCCGAATTGGAACCAATGATTATCGGCCGCAATTTCCGCGTCAAAATCAATGGCAATTTGGGTAATTCGGCGGTAACGTCCAGCCTGACCGAAGAAGTGGAAAAAATGGTGTGGGCGCTGCGCTGGGGTGCGGATACGATTATGGATTTGTCCACCGGTGCGCATATTCACGAAACGCGCGAATGGATTATCCGCAATGCGCCCGTGCCGATTGGTACTGTGCCGATTTATCAGGCTTTGGAGAAAACCGGCGGCATTGCCGAAGATTTAACTTGGGATTTGTTCCGCGATACCTTGATTGAGCAGGCCGAGCAGGGGGTAGATTATTTCACCATTCATGCCGGTGTACTGCTGCGCTATGTGCCGCTGACTGCCGACCGTCTTACTGGTATTGTGTCGCGCGGCGGCTCGATTATGGCGAAATGGTGCTTGGCGCATCATCAGGAAAACTTCCTTTACACGCATTTTGACGAAATTTGCGAAATCATGAAGGCGTATGACGTGTCGTTCAGCTTAGGCGACGGCTTGCGCCCGGGCTGCGTGGCCGATTCCAACGATGCGGCGCAGTTCGGCGAATTGCACACACTGGGTGAATTGACGGCCAAAGCATGGGAACATGATGTGCAGGTGATGATTGAAGGCCCCGGCCATGTGCCGTTACAACGCGTGAAACAAAACATGACCGAAGAATTGCAGCATTGTTTTGAAGCACCGTTTTACACCTTAGGCCCGTTGGTCACCGACATCGCTCCAGCTTACGACCACATCACCTCCGGCATCGGCGCGGCCAATATCGGCTGGTACGGCACGGCCATGCTGTGTTACGTTACCCCGAAAGAGCATTTGGGCTTGCCGGACAAAGAAGACGTGCGCACCGGCATCATTACTTACAAACTTGCTGCCCATGCCGCCGATTTGGCTAAAGGCTGGCCGGGTGCACAAGTGCGGGATAATGCCTTATCCAAAGCCCGTTTTGAATTCCGCTGGCGCGACCAGTTCCGCCTGAGCCTCGACCCCGAACGTGCTGAAAGCTACCACGATGCCACTTTGCCTGCCGAAGGCGCGAAAATCGCCCATTTCTGCTCAATGTGTGGGCCAAAATTCTGCTCAATGAAAATCACGCAGGAAGTGCGTGATTATGCCGCTGCGCAAAAAGGCATGGCGGAAAAAGCGGTGGAATTTGTACAAAAGGGTGCTAAGATTTATAGCTGA
- the rfaD gene encoding ADP-glyceromanno-heptose 6-epimerase — MTIIVTGAAGFIGSNIVKALNARGITDIVAVDNLTRGEKFKNLAECEISHYLDKHEFIRQVREHALPYDDIQAVFHQGACSDTMNHDGLYMMDNNYQYTLDLLDWCQDERIPLLYASSAAVYGKGEIFREERELEKPLNVYGYSKFLFDQVLRRRMEEGLTAQVVGFRYFNVYGQMEQHKGRMASVAFHHFNQYRENGYVNLFGANDGYGNGEQTRDFVSVEDVAKVNLFFFDNPELSGIFNLGTGRSQQFNDLAAATVNACRSAEGKPEMSLEELVKEELIRYIPFPDALKGKYQSFTQADISKLRAAGYNESFFDVKEGVSRYVQWMLANLV, encoded by the coding sequence ATGACCATCATCGTAACCGGTGCTGCCGGCTTTATCGGCAGTAACATCGTCAAAGCGCTGAATGCACGCGGCATCACCGACATCGTGGCAGTGGATAACCTGACGCGCGGTGAAAAATTCAAAAATCTGGCCGAATGTGAAATCAGCCATTATCTCGACAAACACGAATTCATCCGCCAAGTGCGCGAACATGCCCTGCCTTACGACGACATTCAAGCCGTATTCCACCAGGGCGCGTGTTCCGATACCATGAATCACGACGGCCTGTATATGATGGACAACAACTATCAATACACGCTGGATTTGCTCGATTGGTGCCAAGATGAGCGCATTCCGTTGCTGTATGCGTCTAGCGCGGCGGTGTACGGTAAGGGCGAGATTTTCCGCGAAGAGCGCGAATTGGAAAAGCCGCTGAATGTGTACGGCTATTCAAAATTCCTGTTCGACCAAGTATTGCGCCGCCGCATGGAAGAAGGCTTGACTGCGCAAGTGGTGGGTTTCCGCTATTTCAATGTTTACGGCCAAATGGAGCAACACAAAGGCCGCATGGCTTCGGTGGCATTCCATCATTTCAACCAATACCGTGAAAACGGCTACGTGAACCTGTTCGGCGCCAACGACGGCTACGGCAATGGCGAGCAAACCCGCGATTTCGTCAGCGTGGAAGACGTGGCCAAAGTAAACCTGTTCTTCTTCGATAATCCTGAATTATCCGGCATTTTCAACTTAGGCACCGGCCGCAGCCAGCAATTTAACGACTTGGCCGCCGCCACTGTCAACGCCTGTCGCTCCGCCGAAGGCAAGCCGGAAATGAGCTTGGAAGAATTGGTCAAAGAAGAACTGATTCGCTACATCCCGTTCCCCGACGCATTAAAAGGCAAATACCAAAGCTTTACCCAAGCCGACATCAGCAAGCTGCGTGCAGCCGGCTATAATGAATCTTTCTTTGATGTCAAAGAAGGTGTGAGCCGCTATGTGCAATGGATGCTGGCGAACTTGGTTTAA
- the rfaE1 gene encoding D-glycero-beta-D-manno-heptose-7-phosphate kinase, with protein MVQKLQAADVQQRFAQARVLVVGDVMLDRYWFGDVSRISPEAPVPVAKINQIDQRAGGAANVARNIASLGGKAGLLSVTGHDEAADSLDKLMQQDGVESYLMRDEQIATTVKLRVVARNQQLIRLDFEELPHHEVLEQVKTRYQEVLPDYDAVIFSDYGKGGLTHIADMIDWAKQAGKIVLIDPKGDDYEKYAGATLITPNRSELKEVVGSWRNEDELTDKAQHLRRHLDLTAILLTRSEEGMTLFNDGEAVYQPTRAQEVYDVSGAGDTVIAGMGLAMAAGFTMPESMHLANTAAGVVVAKLGTAVCSFDELQAALADQ; from the coding sequence ATGGTACAAAAATTACAAGCAGCAGATGTACAGCAGCGTTTCGCCCAAGCGCGTGTGTTGGTGGTGGGCGATGTTATGCTCGACCGCTATTGGTTCGGCGACGTATCGCGCATTTCGCCTGAAGCGCCTGTGCCGGTGGCTAAAATCAACCAAATCGACCAACGCGCGGGCGGGGCGGCCAATGTGGCGCGCAATATTGCTTCTTTGGGCGGCAAGGCCGGATTATTGTCGGTTACCGGTCATGATGAAGCCGCCGATTCTCTCGATAAGCTGATGCAGCAAGACGGCGTGGAATCTTACTTAATGCGCGACGAACAAATCGCCACCACGGTGAAATTGCGCGTGGTCGCCCGCAATCAGCAATTGATTCGTCTGGATTTTGAAGAATTGCCGCATCACGAAGTACTGGAGCAAGTTAAAACACGTTATCAAGAAGTGTTGCCCGATTACGATGCGGTGATTTTTTCCGATTACGGCAAAGGTGGCCTGACCCACATCGCCGACATGATTGATTGGGCGAAACAGGCGGGCAAAATCGTGTTGATTGACCCGAAAGGCGACGATTACGAAAAATACGCCGGTGCGACCTTGATTACGCCCAACCGCAGTGAATTGAAAGAAGTGGTCGGCAGCTGGCGCAACGAAGACGAGCTGACAGACAAAGCACAACACCTGCGCCGCCATCTCGATTTAACCGCCATTTTGCTGACCCGCAGCGAAGAGGGCATGACGCTGTTTAACGACGGCGAAGCGGTGTACCAGCCGACGCGTGCGCAGGAAGTGTATGACGTGTCCGGCGCGGGCGATACGGTGATTGCCGGTATGGGCTTGGCAATGGCCGCCGGTTTCACCATGCCCGAATCCATGCATTTGGCCAATACCGCCGCCGGTGTGGTGGTAGCGAAATTGGGTACGGCGGTTTGCTCGTTTGATGAGTTACAAGCCGCATTGGCCGACCAATAA
- the pyrF gene encoding orotidine-5'-phosphate decarboxylase encodes MNPLITDFHLPQTRTPVIVALDFANEADTLNFVRTLDPSLCQIKIGKELFTATGRPLAEKLINQGFKLFLDLKYHDIPNTVAQACRVAADMGVWMVDLHASGGRRMMEAAAEAIANHAQKPLLIGVTVLTSMEQSDMTEIGLDIEPEQQVLRLAKLTQSSGLDGVVCSPLEATPLRRELGEDFVLVTPGIRLDIAGNNDDQRRIMTPAQALAAGSTYLVMGRPVTQAADPIAVLREVNRVANPAE; translated from the coding sequence ATGAACCCGTTAATCACTGATTTTCACCTGCCGCAAACCCGCACGCCGGTGATTGTGGCTTTGGATTTTGCCAACGAAGCCGATACGCTGAATTTTGTGCGCACGCTCGACCCGAGCTTGTGCCAAATCAAAATCGGCAAAGAATTGTTTACCGCAACCGGCCGCCCGTTGGCGGAAAAACTGATTAACCAAGGCTTTAAATTATTTTTGGATTTGAAATACCACGATATTCCGAATACCGTTGCCCAAGCCTGCCGCGTGGCGGCCGATATGGGCGTGTGGATGGTTGATTTGCACGCTTCGGGTGGCCGCCGCATGATGGAAGCTGCAGCAGAAGCCATTGCCAATCATGCGCAAAAACCTTTGTTGATTGGTGTAACCGTATTGACCAGCATGGAACAAAGCGACATGACGGAAATCGGCTTGGACATCGAGCCGGAGCAGCAAGTATTGCGTTTGGCAAAATTAACCCAAAGCTCGGGCTTGGATGGCGTGGTCTGCTCGCCTTTGGAAGCCACGCCGCTGCGCCGTGAGTTGGGCGAAGATTTTGTGTTGGTCACGCCGGGCATCCGCTTGGATATTGCCGGCAACAACGACGACCAACGCCGCATCATGACCCCAGCTCAAGCCTTAGCCGCCGGTTCGACTTATCTGGTGATGGGGCGTCCGGTCACGCAAGCGGCTGACCCGATTGCCGTGTTGCGCGAAGTAAACCGCGTGGCCAATCCGGCGGAATAA
- the adk gene encoding adenylate kinase, whose protein sequence is MKVLLLGAPGAGKGTQAQFITAAFGIPQISTGDMLRAAIKAGTPLGLEAKKIIDEGGLVRDDIIIGMVKERIAQDDCKDGFLFDGFPRTLAQAEAMVEAGVDLDAVVEIDVPDSVIVDRMSGRRVHLPSGRTYHVSYNPPKAEGKDDVTGEDLIQRDDDKEETVKKRLDVYHEQTEVLVGFYSKLEGEHAPKYIKVDGTQAVEAVKEQVLTALGK, encoded by the coding sequence ATGAAAGTATTATTGTTGGGTGCACCGGGTGCAGGTAAAGGCACACAGGCGCAATTCATTACCGCCGCTTTTGGCATTCCGCAAATCTCGACCGGCGACATGTTGCGCGCGGCCATCAAAGCCGGCACACCGCTGGGCTTGGAAGCAAAAAAAATCATCGATGAAGGCGGCTTGGTACGCGACGACATCATCATCGGCATGGTTAAAGAACGCATCGCCCAAGACGATTGCAAAGATGGTTTCCTGTTCGACGGTTTTCCACGCACTTTGGCGCAAGCCGAAGCCATGGTTGAGGCCGGCGTGGATTTAGACGCGGTAGTCGAAATCGATGTACCCGACAGCGTGATTGTTGACCGCATGAGCGGCCGCCGCGTGCATTTGCCATCAGGCCGCACTTACCACGTTTCTTACAATCCGCCGAAAGCTGAAGGCAAAGACGACGTAACCGGCGAAGATTTGATCCAACGTGATGACGACAAAGAAGAAACCGTGAAAAAACGCTTGGACGTGTATCACGAGCAAACCGAAGTGCTGGTGGGTTTCTACAGCAAATTGGAAGGCGAACACGCACCGAAATACATTAAAGTTGACGGCACGCAAGCTGTTGAAGCAGTGAAAGAGCAAGTGTTGACTGCATTGGGTAAATAA